In Salinisphaera sp. LB1, one genomic interval encodes:
- a CDS encoding ABC transporter permease — protein MAEKDTPAVAGRLPPGLRGKFQQFLAFAGLILIFAFFSFASPNFLTFANVMSILLATVVIGTLAIGTTFVIISAGIDLSLGTGMSLCAVMSGVFITHWGLPMPLGVVFTVLFGGLIGFVNGFNVTVLKIPPFIATLAMMLVAEGLALVISGSAPIYFSNTPSYYMLSNGSIFPGLAIPNAVLLWAAVAIIAAIILNKSVFGRYTYAIGSNEDATALSGINTRRWKILIYSFGGLFIGLAGVLISARLNSAQPALGMGYELKAIAAVVIGGTSLFGGVGSILGTVIGALIMSVLTNGLQIISVPQEWQTVILGVVILAAVYLDNFRRNAAA, from the coding sequence ATGGCAGAAAAAGACACACCGGCGGTCGCCGGCCGATTGCCACCCGGCCTGCGCGGCAAGTTCCAACAGTTTCTGGCCTTCGCCGGGCTGATCCTGATCTTTGCCTTCTTTTCCTTCGCCAGCCCGAATTTCCTGACCTTCGCCAATGTGATGTCGATCCTGCTGGCCACCGTGGTCATCGGGACGCTGGCGATCGGCACGACGTTCGTGATCATCTCGGCCGGCATCGACCTGTCGCTGGGCACCGGCATGTCGCTGTGCGCGGTCATGTCCGGCGTGTTCATCACCCACTGGGGCCTGCCCATGCCGCTCGGGGTGGTGTTCACGGTACTCTTCGGCGGCCTGATCGGCTTCGTCAACGGCTTCAACGTGACCGTGCTCAAGATCCCCCCGTTCATCGCCACGCTGGCCATGATGCTGGTTGCCGAAGGGCTGGCGCTGGTGATCTCGGGTAGCGCGCCGATCTATTTCAGCAACACGCCGAGCTACTACATGCTGTCCAACGGCAGCATCTTCCCGGGGCTGGCCATTCCCAACGCCGTACTGTTGTGGGCGGCGGTCGCCATCATTGCGGCGATCATCCTCAACAAGAGCGTGTTCGGGCGCTATACCTATGCCATCGGCAGCAACGAGGACGCCACCGCGCTCTCCGGCATCAACACGCGGCGCTGGAAGATCCTGATCTACAGCTTCGGCGGGCTGTTCATCGGCCTGGCCGGGGTGCTGATCTCGGCCCGGCTGAATTCGGCCCAGCCGGCGCTCGGCATGGGCTACGAGCTGAAAGCCATCGCCGCGGTGGTGATCGGCGGCACCTCGCTGTTCGGGGGCGTGGGTTCGATCCTCGGCACGGTCATCGGCGCGCTGATCATGTCCGTGCTCACCAATGGTCTGCAGATCATTTCGGTGCCGC
- a CDS encoding sugar ABC transporter ATP-binding protein, which yields MTSSTAAHTAGAMPLLSMRGVSKGFPGVQALSGVDLELYPGEVLALAGENGAGKSTLMKLLSGIHTADAGDIVLEGETLHLTGPADAQARGIGIIHQEFNLIPHLTVAQNLFIGREPRRWGWLDHRALNRRAQAHLDELQLPLGARQIVGDLTVAHQQMVEIAKALMQKPKVLIMDEPTAALNDNEVSLLHALIRHFMTPDMGVIYISHRMEELKVIANRVSVIRDGANVGVREVATTDMDEIIAMMVGRSVSGAHRPEHVRPDRAELLRVAGLSTRGLLRDVSFDLREGEILGFAGLMGAGRTEVARALIGADRIESGTISLRGQTIRIGSPAEAAKHRIGYLSEDRKRLGLLLEQDVKFNITLGTVTDLFSAGGMVRDRPMAERSRQLVESLRIKTPSIRQPVKNLSGGNQQKVVIAKWLLKGCDILIFDEPTRGIDVGAKEEIYRLMNDLVAEGKSIIMISSELPEVLRMSHRIAVMCEGRLTAVLDAADANQEKVMHYATLSSSPAVETA from the coding sequence ATGACGTCATCGACCGCAGCGCATACGGCGGGTGCCATGCCGCTGCTGTCGATGCGCGGTGTCAGCAAGGGCTTTCCCGGCGTACAGGCCTTGTCCGGCGTCGATCTCGAGCTCTATCCGGGGGAGGTCCTGGCCCTGGCCGGCGAGAACGGGGCCGGTAAGTCGACGCTGATGAAGCTGCTCAGCGGTATCCACACCGCAGATGCCGGCGACATCGTGCTCGAGGGCGAGACGCTGCATCTCACCGGCCCGGCCGATGCCCAGGCCCGTGGCATCGGCATCATCCATCAGGAATTCAACCTGATTCCGCATCTGACCGTGGCCCAGAACCTGTTCATCGGCCGCGAGCCGCGGCGCTGGGGCTGGCTCGATCACCGCGCGCTCAATCGCCGGGCCCAGGCCCATCTCGACGAACTGCAGCTGCCGCTGGGGGCGCGCCAGATCGTGGGTGACCTGACGGTCGCCCATCAACAGATGGTCGAGATCGCGAAGGCGCTGATGCAAAAACCCAAAGTCCTGATCATGGACGAGCCGACGGCGGCACTGAACGACAACGAGGTCTCACTGCTGCACGCTTTGATCCGGCATTTCATGACGCCGGACATGGGCGTGATCTATATCTCGCACCGCATGGAAGAACTGAAGGTGATCGCCAACCGGGTGTCGGTGATCCGCGACGGCGCGAACGTCGGCGTGCGCGAGGTGGCGACCACCGACATGGACGAAATCATCGCCATGATGGTGGGACGCTCGGTCTCCGGCGCGCATCGGCCCGAGCATGTGCGGCCCGACCGCGCCGAATTGCTGCGGGTGGCAGGGTTGTCGACGCGCGGCTTGCTGCGGGACGTGTCCTTCGATCTGCGCGAGGGCGAGATTCTCGGCTTTGCCGGGCTGATGGGGGCCGGGCGTACCGAAGTGGCGCGCGCGCTGATCGGCGCCGACCGGATCGAGTCCGGCACGATTTCCCTGCGCGGCCAGACCATTCGCATCGGCAGCCCGGCCGAGGCGGCGAAGCATCGGATCGGCTATCTGTCGGAGGATCGCAAGCGGCTCGGCCTGCTGCTCGAGCAGGACGTGAAATTCAATATCACGCTCGGCACCGTCACCGATCTGTTCTCTGCGGGCGGCATGGTGCGCGACCGGCCGATGGCCGAGCGTTCGCGGCAACTGGTGGAGTCGTTGCGCATCAAGACCCCGTCGATCCGTCAGCCGGTGAAGAACCTGTCGGGCGGCAACCAGCAGAAGGTCGTCATCGCCAAGTGGCTGCTCAAGGGCTGCGACATTCTGATCTTCGACGAGCCGACCCGCGGCATCGATGTCGGCGCCAAGGAAGAGATTTACCGGCTGATGAACGATCTGGTGGCCGAGGGTAAGTCGATCATCATGATTTCGTCGGAGCTGCCGGAGGTGCTGCGCATGTCGCACCGCATTGCCGTGATGTGCGAGGGCCGGTTGACCGCGGTGCTCGATGCCGCCGATGCCAATCAGGAAAAAGTCATGCACTACGCCACGTTGTCGTCGTCGCCTGCGGTCGAGACCGCCTGA
- a CDS encoding FadR/GntR family transcriptional regulator produces MPIAAVRSTRLYRQIADQLQRLIRDGEFPPGTRLPPERELSQQLGVSRASVREALIALEVVGDVEVRVGHGVVVLDSSHASAEPVMRAAARSEPWRIDPEFASEVELNLDEEIPPFALLQARRHIEPETAALAAVNADADDLAALREALDRNIEDNREPGGNRFVGDRLLHIRIAEASNNAAYALLIKHLLGHQYGVMFRRLQAYYMENRMWNRSQTDHERIVSAIEAGDEAGARQAMEKHLDHVLGVFFSE; encoded by the coding sequence GTGCCCATCGCCGCTGTCCGTTCAACCCGCCTGTACCGCCAGATCGCCGATCAGCTCCAGCGGCTGATCCGTGACGGCGAGTTCCCGCCCGGCACCCGATTGCCGCCGGAGCGTGAGCTGTCGCAGCAGCTGGGCGTGAGCCGGGCTTCGGTACGCGAGGCGCTGATCGCGCTGGAAGTGGTCGGCGACGTGGAGGTTCGCGTCGGTCACGGCGTGGTGGTGCTGGATTCGAGCCATGCCTCGGCCGAACCGGTGATGCGGGCGGCGGCCCGGAGCGAGCCGTGGCGGATCGATCCGGAATTCGCCAGCGAGGTCGAGCTCAACCTCGACGAGGAGATCCCGCCGTTCGCGTTGCTTCAGGCGCGGCGCCACATCGAACCGGAAACCGCCGCGCTCGCGGCCGTGAACGCCGATGCCGATGATCTGGCGGCATTGCGCGAGGCGCTGGATCGCAACATCGAGGACAACCGCGAGCCCGGGGGCAATCGCTTCGTCGGCGATCGGCTGCTGCATATCCGCATCGCCGAGGCCTCGAACAACGCCGCCTATGCCCTGCTCATCAAGCATCTGCTGGGTCATCAATACGGCGTGATGTTCCGCCGGCTGCAGGCCTACTACATGGAAAACCGGATGTGGAACCGCTCGCAGACGGATCACGAGCGGATCGTGTCGGCCATCGAGGCGGGCGACGAAGCCGGCGCCCGCCAGGCGATGGAAAAACATCTGGATCACGTGCTCGGCGTGTTCTTTTCCGAATGA
- a CDS encoding SDR family oxidoreductase codes for MQRLENKTALITAAAQGIGRATVERFRAEGARVIATDIDIGPLADEADIETYQLDVTDPEAITALALVLPPLDVLFNCAGMVPTGDILHCGRSTWQRTFDLNVTSMFDMIHAFIGYMPPGSSIINMASLASSVKGVRERCAYGASKAAVIGLTKSVAADFMTAEIRCNAICPGTVDSPSLRERIAAQAAAEGRSEALVRNEFIARQPMARLGTPDEIAALAAFLASDESAFITGTAQLIDGGWAN; via the coding sequence ATGCAGCGACTGGAAAACAAGACGGCGCTCATTACTGCCGCCGCCCAGGGTATCGGCCGGGCCACGGTAGAGCGCTTTCGCGCCGAGGGCGCGCGGGTGATCGCCACCGATATCGACATCGGCCCGCTGGCCGACGAAGCCGACATCGAGACCTACCAACTCGATGTCACCGACCCGGAGGCAATTACCGCCCTGGCCCTGGTGCTGCCGCCGCTGGATGTGCTGTTCAACTGTGCCGGCATGGTGCCGACCGGCGACATCCTGCATTGCGGACGCTCCACCTGGCAGCGCACCTTCGATCTGAACGTCACCTCGATGTTCGACATGATCCACGCCTTCATCGGTTACATGCCCCCCGGCAGCAGCATCATCAACATGGCCTCGCTGGCCTCCAGCGTAAAAGGGGTGCGCGAGCGCTGCGCCTACGGCGCCAGCAAGGCCGCGGTGATCGGTCTGACCAAGTCGGTGGCCGCCGATTTCATGACCGCGGAGATTCGCTGCAACGCCATTTGCCCGGGCACGGTCGATTCGCCGTCGCTGCGCGAACGCATCGCCGCCCAGGCCGCCGCCGAAGGCCGCAGCGAGGCTTTGGTGCGCAATGAGTTCATTGCCCGTCAGCCCATGGCCCGGCTCGGCACTCCGGACGAAATCGCCGCGCTGGCCGCGTTTCTGGCTTCGGACGAATCCGCCTTCATCACCGGCACCGCCCAGCTCATCGACGGGGGCTGGGCAAACTGA
- a CDS encoding fumarylacetoacetate hydrolase family protein has product MKLLRYGPPGQEKPGVIDADGTIRDISSLVDDIAGDMLDPDSLDRLRRHDLTSLPAVDPDTRLGPCVGRVGKFICIGLNYSDHAAETGAEVPPEPVIFNKWTSAICGPNDDIEIPRDSHKTDWEVELGVIIGRGGRYIEPGAAMDHVAGYCVVNDVSEREFQLERSGTWDKGKGCDTFGPIGPWLVTRDEIADPQQLDMWLSVDGKTYQNGNTSTMVYEVAYLVSYLSRFMSLQPGDIISTGTPPGVGAGQSPQVFLRAGQQLRLGIEGLGEQSQHTVDA; this is encoded by the coding sequence GTGAAACTGCTCAGATACGGCCCGCCGGGCCAGGAAAAACCCGGTGTAATCGATGCCGACGGCACGATCCGCGATATTTCCTCGCTGGTCGACGATATCGCCGGTGACATGCTCGACCCGGACTCGCTCGACCGGCTGCGCCGGCACGATCTGACGAGCCTGCCGGCCGTCGATCCGGACACCCGCCTCGGCCCCTGCGTGGGGCGGGTCGGCAAGTTCATCTGCATCGGCCTGAACTATTCCGATCATGCCGCCGAAACCGGTGCCGAGGTACCGCCCGAGCCGGTGATTTTCAATAAATGGACCAGTGCGATCTGCGGGCCGAACGACGATATCGAGATCCCGCGCGATTCGCACAAGACCGACTGGGAAGTCGAACTCGGCGTGATCATCGGCCGCGGCGGGCGTTATATCGAACCCGGGGCGGCGATGGACCATGTCGCCGGCTATTGCGTGGTCAACGACGTCTCCGAACGCGAATTCCAGCTCGAACGCAGCGGCACCTGGGACAAGGGCAAGGGCTGCGACACCTTCGGCCCGATCGGCCCCTGGCTGGTCACGCGCGACGAGATCGCCGACCCACAGCAGCTCGACATGTGGCTGTCGGTGGATGGCAAGACTTACCAGAACGGCAATACGTCGACGATGGTCTACGAGGTGGCTTATCTGGTGTCGTATCTGAGCCGCTTCATGAGCCTGCAGCCCGGCGACATCATCTCCACCGGCACGCCGCCCGGCGTGGGCGCTGGCCAGTCACCCCAGGTCTTTCTGCGCGCCGGCCAGCAACTCCGGCTCGGCATCGAAGGCCTGGGCGAACAATCCCAGCATACGGTGGACGCATGA
- a CDS encoding L-fuconate dehydratase: MTRIVDMRVIDVRFPTSEQLDGSDAMNPDPDYSAAYCILETDTPDLEGHGLTFTIGRGNELACAAIGSMRHLVIGLDLADIAADMGAFWRRVTGDSQLRWIGPEKGAIHLATAAVVNAVWDLWAKSEGKPVWRLVAEMSPEDIVRCIDFRYMTDCITRDEALALLREREQGKAERIAALEAHGYPCYTTSAGWLGYSEDKLRRLCQEAVDEGYNHVKLKCGGNLDDDKRRVTIAREVIGDQRALMIDANQMWEVDEAIDWVNELAFARPWFIEEPTSPDDVEAHRAIKQGVAPVKVATGEMCQNRVLFKQFMMRDAIDVVQLDACRLGGVNEVLAVLLMAAKYELPVCPHAGGVGLCEYVQHLSMIDYLCFSGTMEGRVTEYVDHLHEHFVDPCVVRNAAYMPPSAPGYSGEMKAESLEQYRFKGH, encoded by the coding sequence ATGACCCGAATCGTCGACATGCGCGTCATCGACGTGCGCTTTCCCACCTCCGAGCAGCTCGACGGCTCGGATGCCATGAACCCGGATCCGGATTACTCGGCCGCCTATTGCATCCTGGAAACCGATACGCCGGATCTGGAAGGCCACGGCCTGACCTTCACCATTGGCCGCGGCAACGAGCTGGCCTGTGCCGCGATCGGATCGATGCGGCATCTGGTGATCGGCCTCGATCTGGCCGATATCGCCGCCGACATGGGTGCGTTCTGGCGCCGTGTGACCGGCGACAGCCAGCTGCGCTGGATCGGCCCGGAGAAGGGCGCGATCCATCTGGCGACCGCCGCGGTGGTCAATGCGGTCTGGGATCTCTGGGCCAAGTCCGAGGGCAAGCCGGTCTGGCGACTGGTCGCCGAAATGTCGCCGGAGGACATCGTGCGCTGCATCGATTTCCGCTACATGACCGACTGCATTACACGCGATGAGGCGCTGGCGCTGCTGCGCGAGCGTGAACAAGGCAAGGCCGAACGCATCGCCGCGCTCGAAGCCCATGGCTACCCCTGCTACACCACCTCCGCCGGCTGGCTCGGCTACAGCGAGGACAAACTGCGCCGGTTGTGCCAGGAAGCGGTCGACGAAGGCTACAACCACGTCAAGCTCAAGTGCGGCGGCAACCTCGATGACGACAAGCGCCGCGTGACCATCGCCCGCGAAGTGATCGGCGACCAGCGCGCGCTGATGATCGATGCCAACCAGATGTGGGAAGTCGACGAGGCCATCGACTGGGTCAACGAACTGGCCTTCGCCCGCCCCTGGTTCATCGAGGAACCGACCAGTCCGGACGACGTCGAAGCCCATCGTGCGATCAAGCAAGGCGTGGCCCCGGTGAAGGTCGCCACCGGCGAGATGTGCCAGAACCGCGTGCTCTTCAAGCAGTTCATGATGCGCGACGCGATCGACGTGGTGCAGCTCGATGCCTGCCGGCTCGGCGGCGTCAACGAAGTGCTGGCAGTGCTGCTGATGGCCGCCAAATACGAGTTGCCGGTCTGTCCGCATGCCGGCGGCGTCGGCCTGTGCGAATATGTCCAGCATCTGTCGATGATCGATTATCTGTGCTTCTCCGGCACCATGGAAGGCCGCGTGACCGAATACGTCGATCATCTGCATGAGCATTTCGTCGACCCCTGCGTAGTGCGCAATGCGGCCTACATGCCACCCAGCGCGCCCGGCTATTCCGGCGAGATGAAAGCGGAGTCACTCGAGCAATATCGCTTCAAGGGCCACTGA